One Chitinophagaceae bacterium C216 genomic window carries:
- the ykgO gene encoding 50S ribosomal protein L36 2, with protein MRVRASIKKRSADCKIVRRKGKLYVINKKNPRFKQRQG; from the coding sequence ATGAGAGTAAGAGCATCCATAAAGAAACGTAGCGCGGACTGCAAAATTGTACGCCGTAAAGGGAAACTGTACGTGATTAACAAAAAGAATCCCCGTTTCAAACAAAGACAGGGATAA
- the rpsM gene encoding 30S ribosomal protein S13 has translation MARIAGVDLPKNKRGEIGLTYIYGIGLSTARYILDKNNIDRNKKVSEWDDDDLNAIRTTITEELKVEGQLRSEVQMNIKRLLDIACYRGLRHRKGLPVRGQRTKTNSRTRKGKRKTVAGKKKAAKK, from the coding sequence ATGGCGCGTATTGCCGGTGTAGACTTACCAAAAAACAAAAGAGGTGAAATAGGCCTGACCTATATTTATGGAATCGGCCTTTCTACGGCGAGGTATATTCTGGACAAGAATAACATAGACCGTAACAAGAAAGTAAGTGAGTGGGACGATGACGATCTGAACGCCATTCGTACTACTATCACTGAAGAACTGAAAGTGGAAGGTCAGTTGCGTAGCGAGGTGCAAATGAATATCAAGCGTTTGCTGGATATCGCTTGCTATCGTGGTCTTCGTCACAGAAAAGGTTTGCCGGTTCGTGGGCAGCGTACTAAAACCAACAGCCGCACACGTAAGGGTAAACGTAAAACAGTTGCCGGTAAGAAGAAAGCTGCTAAGAAATAA
- the rpsK gene encoding 30S ribosomal protein S11: MAKAQLSAKAAAKKRVVKVDAYGDAHIAATFNNIIISLTNKSGQVISWSSAGKMGFRGSKKNTPYAAQTAAADAAKVAVDAGLKRVDVYVKGPGSGRESAIRSLAQAGLEIVMIKDVTPLPHNGCRPPKKRRV, from the coding sequence ATGGCAAAAGCACAATTAAGCGCAAAAGCAGCAGCAAAGAAAAGAGTCGTTAAAGTGGACGCCTACGGTGATGCCCACATTGCTGCAACTTTCAACAACATTATTATCAGTCTTACCAATAAAAGCGGTCAGGTAATTTCATGGAGTAGTGCCGGTAAAATGGGTTTCCGTGGTTCTAAGAAAAATACTCCATATGCTGCTCAAACTGCAGCTGCCGATGCGGCTAAAGTAGCAGTAGATGCAGGACTGAAAAGAGTGGATGTATATGTGAAAGGTCCTGGTTCGGGTAGAGAAAGTGCGATTCGTTCTTTAGCTCAGGCCGGACTGGAAATTGTGATGATTAAAGACGTAACTCCGCTGCCACACAACGGATGTCGTCCTCCCAAGAAAAGAAGAGTTTAA
- the rpsD gene encoding 30S ribosomal protein S4: MARYTGPKTKISRIFGEPILGNGKWLGKNSNPPGQHGEKRKRKTLGEYALQLREKQKAKYTYGVLEKQFRKTYEEANRRKGVTGENLIKLLESRLDNTVFRLGLAPSRPAARQLVSHKHIEVNGEVVNIPSYLLKPGDVITLKESSKNRSSITSNVKGKNPKFTWLDFNESTFTGTFITYPEREMVPENIREQLIVELYNK; the protein is encoded by the coding sequence ATGGCACGTTACACAGGTCCTAAGACCAAAATCTCCCGCATTTTCGGAGAGCCTATTTTAGGTAATGGTAAGTGGTTGGGTAAAAACAGCAACCCTCCCGGTCAACATGGTGAAAAGCGTAAACGCAAGACTTTAGGTGAATACGCTTTGCAATTGCGTGAAAAGCAAAAAGCAAAATACACATACGGTGTATTGGAAAAGCAATTCCGCAAAACTTACGAAGAAGCTAACCGTCGTAAAGGTGTTACCGGTGAAAACCTTATCAAGTTACTTGAATCTCGTTTGGACAACACTGTTTTCCGTTTAGGTCTTGCTCCCAGCCGTCCGGCTGCACGTCAGTTAGTAAGCCATAAACACATTGAGGTAAATGGCGAGGTGGTTAATATCCCTAGCTATTTGCTGAAACCAGGAGACGTGATTACATTAAAAGAATCCAGCAAAAATCGTAGCTCTATTACCAGCAACGTAAAAGGTAAGAATCCTAAATTCACTTGGCTGGACTTTAATGAATCTACTTTTACCGGTACTTTCATCACCTATCCCGAAAGGGAAATGGTTCCTGAAAACATCAGAGAACAGTTGATTGTTGAATTGTACAACAAGTAA
- the rpoA gene encoding DNA-directed RNA polymerase subunit alpha codes for MAILNFQKPDKIILQKASDFEAQFEFAPLEPGYGVTIGNALRRVLLSSLEGYAISAIKIEGVDHEFATIKGVSEDVVEIILNLKQVRFKKIVEHEAANEKISLSIKNQTQFTAGMIGEGTQSFQIMNPDLLICTLDSSAKLDIELTISKGRGYVPAEESAVKDAPAGLIPIDSIFTPIKNVKYSVENTRVEQRTDYEKLIMEVVTDGTIHPEEAVKQASRILIQHLMIITDENITFDNKEEKKEDLVDESTLQLRKILKTPLEDLDLSVRAFNCLKAAKINSLSELVQYEQEDLMKFRNFGQKSLAEIEQVLNERGLHFGMDLQKLGIEKED; via the coding sequence ATGGCAATTTTAAATTTCCAGAAGCCTGATAAGATAATCTTACAGAAAGCCTCTGACTTTGAAGCCCAGTTCGAGTTTGCTCCATTAGAACCAGGTTATGGTGTTACTATCGGAAATGCGCTGCGCAGGGTTTTACTGAGCTCTTTGGAAGGTTATGCTATCTCGGCTATCAAAATAGAAGGCGTTGACCACGAGTTTGCTACCATCAAAGGCGTTAGTGAAGACGTGGTGGAAATTATTCTCAACTTAAAGCAGGTTCGTTTCAAGAAAATTGTGGAGCATGAAGCTGCTAATGAGAAAATTTCTCTTTCTATTAAAAATCAAACCCAGTTTACTGCAGGTATGATTGGCGAAGGCACTCAGTCCTTCCAAATAATGAATCCGGATTTGCTGATTTGCACGCTGGACTCCTCTGCAAAACTGGATATCGAGTTAACTATTAGCAAAGGCCGCGGATATGTTCCTGCTGAAGAAAGCGCAGTGAAAGATGCTCCTGCTGGTCTGATCCCAATAGACTCCATCTTCACACCTATTAAAAACGTAAAATACAGCGTTGAAAATACCCGTGTGGAACAGCGTACCGACTACGAGAAGCTGATTATGGAAGTTGTAACCGACGGTACCATCCATCCGGAAGAGGCTGTTAAGCAAGCCAGCCGTATCTTGATCCAGCATCTGATGATTATTACAGATGAAAACATCACCTTCGATAATAAAGAAGAGAAGAAGGAAGATCTGGTGGACGAATCAACCTTACAGTTGCGTAAGATTCTGAAAACTCCGCTAGAGGATCTGGATCTGTCTGTACGTGCGTTCAACTGTTTGAAAGCCGCTAAGATTAACTCTCTGAGCGAGCTGGTACAATACGAACAGGAGGATTTGATGAAGTTCAGAAACTTCGGTCAGAAATCACTTGCTGAAATCGAGCAGGTACTGAACGAAAGAGGACTGCACTTCGGAATGGATTTGCAGAAGTTGGGAATTGAAAAGGAAGATTAA